A single region of the Chionomys nivalis chromosome 5, mChiNiv1.1, whole genome shotgun sequence genome encodes:
- the Lrrc18 gene encoding leucine-rich repeat-containing protein 18, giving the protein MAKGGKGPKGKKITLNVAKNCIKITFDGKKRLDLSKMGITTFPKCILRLNDVDELDLSRNLIRKIPDSISKFQNLRWLDLHSNYIDKIPESIGQMTSLLFLNVSNNRLTTNGLPVELNQLKNIRTVNLGLNHLDSVPTTLGALKELHEVGLHDNLLNTIPASIAKLPKLKKLNIKGNPFPKADETDAFVDTIKRLENLYLVEEKDLCTACLQKCQQARDKLNKIKSMAPMTPRKAIFSNLVSPNSMAKDSQEDWRMRSPSTS; this is encoded by the exons ATGGCCAAGGGTGGGAAAGGCCCCAAGGGCAAGAAGATCACTCTCAATGTGGCCAAGAATTGCATCAAAATCACCTTTGATGGGAAAAAACGCCTTGATCTGAGCAAGATGGGAATCACCACCTTTCCCAAGTGCATCCTGCGCCTCAATGATGTGGACGAGCTCGACCTCAGCCGGAACCTCATCAGGAAGATCCCAGACTCCATCTCCAAGTTCCAGAACCTGCGGTGGCTGGATCTGCACAGCAACTACATCGACAAGATCCCTGAGTCCATTGGTCAGATGACCTCCCTGCTCTTCCTCAATGTGAGCAACAACAGGCTGACCACAAACGGGCTGCCGGTGGAGCTGAACCAGCTTAAGAACATCCGCACTGTGAATCTGGGCCTCAACCACCTGGACAGTGTGCCCACCACGCTGGGGGCACTGAAGGAGCTCCATGAGGTGGGGCTACATGACAACCTGCTGAATACCATCCCTGCCAGCATCGCCAAGCTCCCCAAACTGAAGAAGCTCAACATAAAAGGGAACCCCTTTCCAAAGGCAGATGAGACAGACGCATTTGTGGACACCATCAAAAGGCTGGAAAACCTCTATCTGGTGGAAGAGAAGGATCTGTGTACAGCGTGCCTGCAAAAATGCCAACAGGCCAGGGACAAGTTGAACAAAATCAAGAGCATGGCCCCCATGACACCAAGAAAGGCCATCTTTTCCAATTTGGTTTCCCCCAACTCAATGGCCAAGGATTCCCAGGAGGACTGGAG GATGCGCTCACCATCTACCTCCTAG